One genomic segment of Pongo abelii isolate AG06213 chromosome 13, NHGRI_mPonAbe1-v2.0_pri, whole genome shotgun sequence includes these proteins:
- the KLHL9 gene encoding kelch-like protein 9, whose protein sequence is MKVSLGNGEMGVSAHLQPCKAGTTRFFTSNTHSSVVLQGFDQLRIEGLLCDVTLVPGDGDEIFPVHRAMMASASDYFKAMFTGGMKEQDLMCIKLHGVNKVGLKKIIDFIYTAKLSLNMDNLQDTLEAASFLQILPVLDFCKVFLISGVSLDNCVEVGRIANTYNLIEVDKYVNNFILKNFPALLSTGEFLKLPFERLAFVLSSNSLKHCTELELFKAACRWLRLEDPRMDYAAKLMKNIRFPLMTPQDLINYVQTVDFMRTDNTCVNLLLEASNYQMMPYMQPVMQSDRTAIRSDSTHLVTLGGVLRQQLVVSKELRMYDERAQEWRSLAPMDAPRYQHGIAVIGNFLYVVGGQSNYDTKGKTAVDTVFRFDPRYNKWMQVASLNEKRTFFHLSALKGHLYAVGGRSAAGELATVECYNPRMNEWSYVAKMSEPHYGHAGTVYGGLMYISGGITHDTFQNELMCFDPDTDKWMQKAPMTTVRGLHCMCTVGDKLYVIGGNHFRGTSDYDDVLSCEYYSPTLDQWTPIAAMLRGQSDVGVAVFENKIYVVGGYSWNNRCMVEIVQKYDPEKDEWHKVFDLPESLGGIRACTLTVFPPEENPGSPSRESPLSAPSDHS, encoded by the coding sequence ATGAAAGTGTCCCTTGGTAACGGCGAAATGGGCGTCTCTGCCCATTTGCAGCCTTGTAAGGCAGGAACCACACGCTTTTTTACCAGCAATACTCACAGTTCGGTGGTACTGCAAGGCTTTGATCAGCTTAGAATAGAGggattgctttgtgatgtgaccCTGGTACCAGGTGATGGAGATGAAATCTTCCCTGTTCACAGAGCTATGATGGCGTCTGCTAGTGATTATTTCAAAGCCATGTTCACAGGTGGAATGAAAGAACAAGATTTGATGTGCATTAAGCTTCATGGGGTGAACAAGGTTGGTCTGAAGAAaatcattgattttatttatacTGCAAAACTTTCTCTTAATATGGACAATCTTCAGGACACACTTGAAGCTGCTAGCTTTTTACAAATATTACCCGTTTTGGATTTCTGTAAAGTATTCCTTATATCAGGAGTCTCTTTGGATAACTGTGTTGAGGTTGGACGAATTGCTAACACCTACAATCTTATAGAAGTggataaatatgttaataatttcatcctgaagaactttcctGCTTTATTGAGTACTGGGGAGTTTCTAAAACTCCCTTTTGAACGGCTTGCATTTGTGCTTTCCAGTAATAGTCTTAAGCACTGTACCGAACTTGAACTCTTTAAGGCAGCCTGTCGCTGGCTAAGGTTGGAAGACCCTCGGATGGATTATGCTGCAAAATTAATGAAGAATATTCGATTTCCACTGATGACACCACAGGATCTCATCAATTACGTGCAGACAGTAGATTTCATGAGAACAGACAATACCTGCGTGAATTTGCTTTTGGAAGCTAGCAATTACCAAATGATGCCATATATGCAGCCAGTGATGCAGTCAGATAGAACTGCCATTCGATCTGACTCCACTCACTTGGTTACCTTAGGAGGAGTTTTGAGGCAGCAGCTGGTTGTCAGTAAAGAGTTACGGATGTATGATGAAAGGGCACAAGAATGGAGATCTTTAGCCCCAATGGATGCTCCCCGTTACCAGCATGGTATTGCTGTCATTGGAAACTTTCTTTATGTAGTTGGTGGTCAGAGTAATTATGATACAAAAGGAAAAACTGCTGTTGATACAGTTTTCAGATTTGATCCTCGGTATAATAAATGGATGCAGGTTGCATCATTAAATGAGAAGCGCACATTCTTTCACTTGAGTGCCCTCAAAGGACATTTGTATGCAGTTGGTGGGCGCAGTGCAGCTGGTGAACTGGCCACAGTAGAATGTTACAACCCAAGAATGAATGAGTGGAGCTATGTTGCAAAAATGAGTGAACCCCACTATGGTCATGCTGGAACAGTTTATGGAGGCTTAATGTATATTTCAGGAGGAATTACCCATGACACTTTCCAAAATGAGCTCATGTGTTTTGACCCAGATACAGATAAATGGATGCAAAAGGCTCCAATGACTACAGTCAGAGGTCTGCATTGCATGTGTACAGTTGGAGATAAGCTCTATGTCATTGGTGGCAATCACTTCAGAGGAACAAGTGATTATGATGATGTTCTAAGCTGTGAATACTATTCACCAACCCTTGACCAGTGGACCCCAATTGCCGCAATGTTAAGAGGCCAAAGTGATGTTGGAGTTGCcgtctttgaaaataaaatctatgtTGTTGGTGGATATTCTTGGAATAATCGTTGTATGGTAGAAATTGTCCAGAAATATGACCCAGAAAAAGATGAGTGGCATAAAGTTTTTGATCTTCCAGAGTCACTTGGTGGCATTCGAGCCTGTACACTCACAGTTTTTCCACCTGAAGAAAACCCTGGGTCACCTTCTAGAGAATCACCTCTTTCAGCACCTTCAGATCATTCTTAG